The Jiangella sp. DSM 45060 genome contains the following window.
GGCACATTGTGCCATCATGGCATCATGACGCACACCGCGCGCCGTCCACTCGTCGGCTGGTCCCTGCTGATCATCGCCGGCCTGCACGTCCTGAGCGCCCCGATGATCTACCCCGACTCACTGCGCTCGACGTGGGAGGCCGGCGTCGTGCTGGCGGTCGAGGCCGACCCCGCCCTGATCGCCGAGCGCGGCGTCGGTTTCTGGTACGTCACGGCCGGTCTCGGCGTCGGCCTGCTCGGCGGCGTCGTGCGGTCCATGGAGCGACGGGGCGACGCGCCGCCGCGCGGGCTGGGCTGGGGGCTGCTGGCGGTGACCGTGTGGGGCGTCGCGCTCATGCCGGCCTCGGGGTTCTGGGCGCTCCTCGTCCCGGCCGTCCTGACGTTGCGGCAGCCGCGGCCGGTCACGGCCGGGCACGTCGCCGCAGGAGCGCGCGGACGGCCATGACGACGGCGAGCCCGGCGGCGCCCGCCACGACCGTCCGCCACGGCAGCGACACCGCGAGCAGCACGCACGACGCCAGGCCGGCGGCGGACAGCCAGCGCGGCCACCGGCGCTCGTCCGGGCCCAGCCGCCACGCCGCCGTGTTGGCGACCGCGTAGTACACCAGCACGGCGAACGCGCTCGCCGCGAGCGTCGTCGCGAGGTCGCCGACCAGCACGAACAGGACCGTCACGACGGCGGAGGCCAGCTCGGCGACGTGCGGGACGCGACGGCGGGCGTGGACGGCCGCGAGCCGGGCCGGGAGGTCGCCGGCCGACGCCATCGCGAACGCCGTCCGTCCGACTCCGGCCTGCAGCGACAGCAGCGCGCCCAGCGCCGCCACCGCCGCGCCCGCCGCCACGACCGGCTCGAGCCAGGACGCCCCGGCGGCGGCCGCGACCGCCCGCAGCGGCCGCGCCGACTCCGCCGTCCCGTGCGCGCCGAGCACCAGCAGCACCGTCAGCCCGACCGCCGCGTAGAGCACGAGCGTCGCCGTCAGCGAGACGACGACGGCGCGGGGGATCGCCGCCGGATCGCGGACCTCCTCGCCCAGGGTCGTGATGCGCGCGTACCCGGCGAACGCGTAGAACAGAACGGCGGCCGAGCCGAGCACCCCCAGGACGCCGCCCGAAGGCCCGGACGACCAGTCCGGCGCCACCCCGGCGCCGCCCAGCCCCGTCACGACGACGGCCGCCAGCACCGCGACCACCACCGCCACGAGCACCGCGCCGACCCGCGCCGTCCGCGTCACCCCGGCCAGGTTCACCGCCGTCACGGCCACGACGGCGGCCAGCGCCACCAAGACGTCCTGCGACGGCCACAGGTACGCGCCGACCGCCAGCGCCGCCGTCGCGCACGACGCCGACTTGCCCAGCACGAACGCGTACCCCGCCAGCGCGCCCCACGCGTCGCCCAGCCGCAGCCGCCCGTAGTGGTAGGCGCCGCCGGCCTCCGGATGGACGGCGGCCAGCTGGGCGGTCGACGTCGCGTTGCAGAAGGCGACGAACGCCGCGACCGCCAGCCCGGCCAGCAGCCACGCGCCGGCCGCGTCCGCCGCCGGCTGCCAGGCGACGAACACGCCGGTGCCGATCATCGCGGCCAGCCCGACCGCGACCGCGTCGCCGGTGCCGAGCCGTCTGACCAGCCGGGACTCTGGGGGTGGGGTCACGGCACCATCCTGGACCCTCGAACCAACTCCCGGAGAACGGACGGCGGCCGAACCGTGACCGGGCGGAGAACGTCGCAATGGTCTGGACCACGTACGCTGGTGAGGTGCGATCGTCCCGCCGCCTCGGGTGGCGCATCGGGCTGCCGGCGGTGATCCTCGTCATCGCCGCACTCAGCATGGCCCCGTCGCGCGGCACGGTCCTCCCGCTGCGGGCCGACGGCGTCATGGTCGAGCCCGGTGGCGCGGTGGCCACGGTGCCGGCCGGATCCGACGCGGCGTTCGTGCCGGGCAGCAGCGTGCTCAGCTCCGCGAACCGGTCCGATCCCGCCGTCTCCGCCCAGATCGACGACGACCGCCGCTGGCTGTCCGACGGCGACATCCCCGGCCACGGCACGCGGTACCACGCGATGTCCGAGCGGGCGCTGCTCGACCTCCGCGCGCTGACGTCGCCGACCGGCGCGCTGATCGCCGCCCCCGTCACCGCCTGGCGGCACGTCTGGCCACGCGACGCGTCGTTCGCGGCCGCCGCCTACGCCGTCACCGGACACGACGACGAAGCGGCCGACGTGCTCGGCTTCCTCGCCCGGGTGGCCCCGGCCGACGGCGAGTGGGAGGCGCGCTACCTCGCCGACGGCTCCGGCCCGCCCGACGACCGGCCCAAGCAGCTCGACAGCGCCGGCTGGGTGCTGTGGGCGGTGTGGCTGGTGTCGCGGACGGTCGAGCCCGTGGTCGCGTCCGAGGTGCTCGAAGAGATGCGCCCGGCCGTCATCGCGTCGGCGAACGCCATCGTCGGCTCCCTCGAGGACGACGGCCTGCCCGAGCCGTCGTCGGACTACTGGGAGAAGGAGGAGTCGGAGCTGACGCTCGGGGTGGCGGCGCCGCTGTCGCTCGGGCTGCGCTCGGCGCTCGCGCTGGCCCCGCAGCTCGGCGTCGACGACCCGTTCGTCTGGAGCAACGCGGCCCGGCGTCTCGACGAGGCGATCGCGCGCGAGTTCGGGCCGCACGGGTACCCGCGGACCCTGCCCGACGGTGGCGCCGACGCCGCCGTGACGTTCCTCGCCCCGCCCTTCGCGCCGTCGACGCCCGACGTCAGCGCGGCCGTGCGCGACACCGAGGTGGCGCTGCGCGTCCCCAACGGCGGCCACCGCCCCGGCGAGGCCTGGCGCAAGGACGTCGACGTCGCGTGGACGCCCGAGACGGCGCTGCTGGCGCTCGCCCTGGCCGGCAACGGCGATCGCGACGACGCCGACCGCCTGCTCACCTTCCTCGACGACTACCGCACGCCGCTCGGCTCCCTGCCCGAGAAGGTCGACTCCGAGGCGACGCCCGCCTCCGTCGCGCCCCTCGCCTGGACGTCGTCGCTGGTGCTGCTCACGCTGGCGGAGCTGGAAGACGGGCTTCCGGTCGTGCCCGCCGCCGACTGAGGCTGCTCTACCGGCCAGCCGTTCGGTCGCCGCGGACCTGCCGGTCGCCGCGCGAACGTTGTCGGTGCC
Protein-coding sequences here:
- a CDS encoding DUF6463 family protein, with product MTHTARRPLVGWSLLIIAGLHVLSAPMIYPDSLRSTWEAGVVLAVEADPALIAERGVGFWYVTAGLGVGLLGGVVRSMERRGDAPPRGLGWGLLAVTVWGVALMPASGFWALLVPAVLTLRQPRPVTAGHVAAGARGRP
- a CDS encoding APC family permease produces the protein MTPPPESRLVRRLGTGDAVAVGLAAMIGTGVFVAWQPAADAAGAWLLAGLAVAAFVAFCNATSTAQLAAVHPEAGGAYHYGRLRLGDAWGALAGYAFVLGKSASCATAALAVGAYLWPSQDVLVALAAVVAVTAVNLAGVTRTARVGAVLVAVVVAVLAAVVVTGLGGAGVAPDWSSGPSGGVLGVLGSAAVLFYAFAGYARITTLGEEVRDPAAIPRAVVVSLTATLVLYAAVGLTVLLVLGAHGTAESARPLRAVAAAAGASWLEPVVAAGAAVAALGALLSLQAGVGRTAFAMASAGDLPARLAAVHARRRVPHVAELASAVVTVLFVLVGDLATTLAASAFAVLVYYAVANTAAWRLGPDERRWPRWLSAAGLASCVLLAVSLPWRTVVAGAAGLAVVMAVRALLRRRARP